The following nucleotide sequence is from Candidatus Palauibacter australiensis.
GGGACGAGCTTGACGACCGGCGCGCAGAGCGCGTTTCCGAGTTCGCGGGCCACGCCCTCGCAGGCACCCTGCAGCACGTAGTTGTGCTTGCCGGTGGCGAGGTACGGCCCGTTCTGCTCGATGCCGCCGGTCGTGATGATCGCGGTGGTCTTCCCGGCCGCCATCGCGTCCCGGACCTCCATCCACGTCATCTCCTCGATCCAGACGGTGTCGAACGCTTCGATGGGCCGCTCGGATACGAGTTCCTCCTGCACCTGGCGCTCCCGCTCGGCGGCCAGCCGGGCGCGCTCTTCGGGCGACATGTTCCGCTGCTGGCCCGCCAGCGCCGAGGCGGAGACCGCGAACATCGCGAGCAGGGGGAGGACGAATCGGGACTTTCTCATGGCACACCTCTGTTTTCGCGAGCACGGGAGCACGATACCAGCCCCGAGATTAGCATATTCCGCCAGTGTCCGACCAGTAGTATGCGCTGGCCGCTGGCTCGCCTCTGCCCTCCACCCTATGCTGGCGGCGGTCCCATTCGGGGGTCTGCATATCTGCTGTTGTCCTGAACCCATCGTGAACACCTTTGCCGCATCTCCACAGAGCGTGATCGCGCGCACGGTTGTCGCAACTCCGCGGGGAGATCCCGCGGCGGTCCAGGCGCACCTCGACGCGCTGACCAAGCCGCCGGGCAGCCTCGGACGCCTTGAGAAGCTGGCGCTCCAGGTAGGCGTGGTCCTGGGCGACCCGCCGCCTCCGCTGGAGGACGCGGTGGTGTTCGTCTTCGCGGCGGATCACGGGGTCGCCGCGCAGGGCGTGTCGGCGTATCCGGCCGAGGTCACGGCGCAGATGTGCGCGAACTTCTCCGGTGGCGGGGCGGCGATCAACGTGCTCACGCGGGCGTGCGGCGCCGGGGTGCGTGTCGTCGACGCGGGCGTTGCGGCGGACGTCGGCGGGCTGGCGGGAATCGAGCACCGGAAGGTCCGCGCGGGCACGGATGATCTTTCGGCGGGGCCGGCGATGACCGCGAGCGAGGTCGAAGAGGCTCTGGCGTTGGGCATGGAAGTGGCGGGAGGTGGCGCCGGCTCCACTGGAGCAGCGCGTCCCCCCGGTCCCTGGCTCGTGGGTGTGGGCGAGATGGGCATCGGGAACACCACCGCGGCGGCTGCCGTAACGGCGTGCCTGACCGGGGCGGCGGGGCGCGAGGTCGTCGGCCGCGGGACGGGGGTCGACGACGGCGGACTGGCCCGCAAGCGCGATGTGGTGGAGCGCGCGGTGGCGCGGGTCGCCCGCGACGAGGATCCCCGGAGCGATGCCGTGGCGGTGCTGCGGCAGGTCGCCGGGTTCGAGATCGCGGCCATGTCGGGCGCCATGATCGGCGCGGCTGCGCGGGGCGCCCTCGTGCTTGTGGACGGGTTCATCTCGTCGGCCGCGGCGCTGGCGGCCTGCCGCCTGTGCCCCGGCCTGTCGCCGTACCTGGTCGCATCGCACCGCTCAACCGAGCCGGGTCACGCGGTGGTGCTCGCTGCGCTCGGCCTCGAGCCCCTGCTCGACCTCGACATGCGGCTCGGCGAGGGGACCGGGTGTGCGCTCGCCATCCCCATCGTGCGGGCGGCCGGAGCGTTGCTCCGCGAGATGGCGACCTTCGAATCGGCCGGGATCTCGGGGCCGAGCGAGGGCCCGTCGCGGGCGGGATCATGATGGAACTCATCCTCGTGACGGGCGGGGCGCGCTCGGGCAAGAGCCGGTGGGCTCAGGGCGAGGCGCTGGCGCGCGGCGGGGAAGAGGTCACCGTGATCGCGACCGCGGAGGCCGTCGACGACGAGATGCGTGACAGGATCGAGGCCCACCGCCGCGATCGTCCCGCGGGGTGGCACACCATCGAGGCGCCCGCGCGGGCGGGCGAAGCCATCCTCGCCGCCGGCACGGACACCGTGCTGCTGGACTGCGTGACCGTGCTGACCGGCATGGCGATCGGACGATTGGGCGCCGACGCCGAGGCGGCCGCGTTGGACGCGATGGCCGCCGAGATCGACGGGATCCTCGATGCGCGAGCCGCGCGCACCGGTTTGCTGATCGTCGTGACGAACGAGGTGGGGTGGAGCGTGCACCCGCCCACCGCGCTCGGGCGCTGGTACCAGGACGGGCTGGGCATCGCCAATCAGCGTCTCGCTGACGCGGCGGACCGGGTGGTTCTCATGGTCTCCGGGCTGGAACTGCGGTTGAAGTGAGGACATCGCTCCGGGGGGCGCGCGCCGCCTTCGTCTTCCTGACGCGTCTGCCGCTGGGCGGTTTTCCCTACTCGGCGGAAGAATGGCGGTGGGCCGCGGCGTGGTTCCCCCTGGTCGGACTCGTGCTCGGAGGGGCGTGCGCGGCCGTGTGGGGCCTGGTGGCGCCGCTGGGGCCGTGGGTGGCGGCGATGAGCGTGATCGTCGTGTCGGTCCTGCTGACGGGCGCCTTCCACGAGGATGGATTGGCCGATACGGCCGACGCGCTGGGTGGAGCGACGGGCCGCGACGAGATCTTCGTCATCCTGAAAGACTCGCGGATCGGCGCGTTCGGGGCGCTGGCGCTCGTGACGTCCATCGCGTTCCGGCTGGTGCTGCTCGCGCAGTTGGGGAGTGCGGCACCGGCGTCCGCGCTCGCGGCGGGGGCCTCCCCGCTTGCGGCAGCGCCCGCCGCCCTGCTCCTCGCGCACGGCCTGGCGCGGGTCGGCCCGGTCTGGCTGATGGTCGCCCTCCCCTACGCGAACGCGGCGGCGGCGAAGAGCGGCCACGTCACGCGGGCCGGGGTGGCGCAGGCAGCGGTTGCGACCGCGGTCGGCGTGGCCGGCGCGGCGGCCGTGGTGGCGGCGGGTGCGATCGGCGCGACCGGCGTCCTCGCCGCGTTCGCCGCGATGGCCCTCGTCACCGCGCTCTGCGGCTGGCGATTCCGCGCGCGGGCCGGGGGCGTGACCGGCGACTTCCTCGGCGCGGCGGAGCAGGTCAACGAGATCGCGATCCTGGTCGCCGTGCTCGCGGTGCAGGTCGCGCAGGCCGCCGCGTGATCCGGCTTCTCGCCATCCGCCACGCACCCGTCGCCGCCGAGGGCATCATCTACGGGCAGACGGACGTGCCGACGACGCTGGACGGCGCCGAGGCGGCCGCGCGCATCGAGCCCGTCGTGGCCGAGTTTGCCCCGGCGATCATCTGGTCGTCCGATGCCGCCCGCTGCCGCGAACCCGCCGCTCTGCTCGCGGAGCGGCTAGGCGTCCCGCACCGCATCGACGAGCGCGTGCGCGAGATGTCCTACGGCGACTGGGAGGGATGGGCCTGGGACGCCGTGCCACGCACCGAACTCGACGAATGGATGGCCGCCTGGCAGACGCGGTCCCCCCCGGGTGGGGAGACCGTCGCCAGGTTCACCGAGCGGGTGGCCGCGTGGTGGCGAGACCTGTACGCCGGCCCCCATTTCCTGATGGCGCACGCCGGGGTCGTGCACTGCCTCGACGTAGTGGCCGATGGTCTCCCCTGGGGACGGGCCATCGAGCGGCGGCTCGACTTCCTGGCGGCCAAACAGTTTACCGGAAACTCCTGATCTCGAGTCCCACTGGCCCCTGCCCCGGGGGGATGCTGTCGGTCAGCGCCCAGGTCTCCGGGTCATAGCGGAAGATCCAGGGCGACAGGTTCTGGCGCGTACTGCCGAAGAACGTCTGGTAGAGCGAGCCGTCCGCCGCCGTGTGCGCGCCAAAGGCGCCCCGGCAACCACCGCCGGCGAGGGGCGCGCAGATCGGGTTGGAGGCGTCGCGCACGAACGCCTTCGTGGCCGTGTTCCAGGCGACCGTCCCCGTGAAGAACGCCGACGCAAAGAGCGTTCCGTCCTCCGACACGTGAACGTGTCCCGAGCCTGCGGGGAATCCCTCAACGACCTCGACGACTTCGAGTGAACCGGGGTCGATGATCGCCAGCGTCGACGGCGCGACGTAGTTGCCGGTGTTCATCACGTACAACATCCCGTCGGGCCCGATGGCCCCGAACTGCGGATTGGTGCCGCCGGTCTCGATGGTGGCGAGGACGGTCATCGTGAGCGGATCGAGCGCGGTCACCACCCCGTCGCCCGCAGGCGCGAAGTTCTCGTCCAGGTTTGCGGAGATGACGAAGGCGAGCGAGCTGGAGAACGGCACGATGCCGGTCGGGAACTGCGTCACCGGGACCAGGTCCCCGATGGCGCCGCCGGCCTGTCCGATCGTGAACCTGCCCACCTCATCCGTCCGCTGGTTGGCCGCCAGCACCGTCCTGTCGTCCACGAACGCCGACCCGGTCGCGTTCCCGGATTCGAAGAGGAAGAACCCGCCGATCTGTCGCGTACGGAGGTCGATGACGGCGACCGAGGCCGCGTTCCCGAGGGGAACGACGCCCATCTCGCCGCGGATGCTGATGCCGGTGGGAGTCACCGCGCTCGACGCCCCCAGGGCGATGTCGCGGTTCTCGCCCGGATCGCCGAGCTGGAAGAGCCGGAGCGCGTTCGCGCTCGAGTTCACGACGATGCCGATCTGGGCGTCGGCCACCGTTCCGTCGAGAAACTCCAGCCTCTCGACCAGCAGCGAGACCGACGCGTTGCCGGTGTTACCGTCGGAGTCCGTTGCCCTCAGCGTGATCGAGTGCACGCCCACCGACGGCGATTCGATCTCCAGCGGCGAACCTGTGCCCAATGCCCCGTCGATCGAGCTCGTCCAGGCCAGCGCAGCGTTCCCCAGCGTGCCGTCCTGCGGATCCGTGGCCGAGCCGACCAGCTGGACCGGCGTCCCTTCGCTGACCATGAGCCCGGAGGCCGGCGAGGTGATCGTTACGCTGGGCGTGCCGGGCCCGATCGGGCCCACGGGTTCGACAGGGGGGTCATCGCCGCATGCGGTCAGAATGACGAGGGCGAGGGGTGCGATGAAGCGAAGCGCGGTACGGGTCATGAGAGGTCCATCCTTGGTTGACTGGGATACGGTGAACGAGGCGGATTGCGCGGTCATCTCGCGGCTCCGATGCGGATCCGCGTCGACCAGCCGCGGCCCGGCAGGGGGTAGTCGACGAGCAGCGCGGCGCGTTCGTCGAGGAGGTTCGTAACGGCCACCTCGAGCCGCCCGGCGAAGCGGCTCCACTCGAAGGGCAGGGCGATGCCGGCGTTGAACAGCGTGTAGGCGGCGAGCGCGTTCAGCGGGGAGCCCGGCACCGTGCGGCGCGCCCCGACGTGTGTGCCCGACGGCGTGAGGGTGATTCCGGCCGGCATCCCGATGCCGAGGGCCACATCCGCCGTGAAACGCGGCCGGTAGGCAACTTGGCCATCGAGCACGGCGCCGGTGTACTCGACCTCGGACCAGGCGGCGCTCGCGGTGAGGCTGTGCGTGCGTCCGAACGCGGCCAGATCCGTCGTGGCGCCGAGCTCGAGGCCGCGGCGCGCGACGTCGTAGTTGTCCGGGCTCCACACGAAACGGTGGTCGGGGAACCAGAGGATCATGTCGTCGAGGTCCGCGCGGTAGGCGCTCGCGCGCAGTTCCCCGGTTGCCGGGCCCACAGACCACCGCTGGGCGAGCGTCGCCGAGAGTTCTCCCCGTATGCGCTCCGGCCCGAGGTCGGGGTTGGGCTCGACGAGGACCCCTTCCTGGAAGAAGAGGTCGCCGAGCCCGGGAGGGGAGAAGCCGTGGCCCCACCGGAGGTCGAGGGCGAGCCCGCCCCGGGTGAGCGCGGCGTCGACGGCGGGCGACAGGGTCACGCCATCCACAAGGTCGTGCCGGTCGGCGCGCAGGGAAGCACCCAGATCGAGGCGGAAACCGCGCCGCAGCTGCCAGCCGCGCCCGGCATGTGCCCACGCCCCGAGTTCGTCGAGGCCGATGCCGGGCGACGTCAGCGCGTTCGACTCGACATCGAGCCGTGCCGCTTGGAGGCCGAACCGGAGGTCAAGCGACTCGCGCGACGACGAGGACGCTTCCGCGCGCCACCATCCTTCCACGGCGAGCTCCGCCCGTCGCACTCGCGTCCGGGTATCGTAGGCGCGCCCGAAGGGGGGCTCCGGATCCGCGTAGTCCGCGCGCTGCCACTGCACCGAACTGCGGGCCGAGCCTCCGAGGCGTGCCGGAGAGGCGCCGTCCGATTCGACCGTGACGCCGAGCCCGTAGCGACGGTGGCGCTGCCGGCCGGTGGCGGAGGGCTGCGCGATCGTCCCCGGGCTCCCGCGCTCGATGTCGCTGAGGTGGGCGCGCAGCGAAGCCTCCGCGCTCCCGCGCCGTGTGATGCGGAGGTCTCCGCCGGCGTGCGAGAAGGCGGAGTTCTCGCGGGTCGTCTCGCCGCCGCCCCGGAAGGCGGGGACGTCGTAGGTGAAGGCGCCGTTCGATCGCCGCCAGCGGGCGCCGCCGGAGACCGACCAGGCGTTCCCGAAACCGCTCGACCCGGTGACCGCCGTCTCCGCCGAGGACCAGGCGCCCATCCCGGCGGTGACGGCGGCGGTGGTCGCGTCGCGGTTGCGGCTCTCCAGCAGGACGACGCCGCCGAGCGCCTGCGGTCCGTACCGGGCGGACTGCGCCCCCGGAATCACGGTGATGCGGGACACGGATTCGAGGTCCACCGTGCTCAGGTCGGCGACGCCGGTGAGCGGAGAGTTGATCCGCGTTCCGTCGAGCAGTACCAGCACCTGGTCGCCGCCCGCGCCGCGCAGTTGCAGCACGGCGGGGGCCCCCGGTCCGCCCTGTCTCACGACGGTTGCCCCGGGAACGCGTTCAAGCGCGGCCGGGAGATCCGTCACGCCGGGCGGAAGGCTGGCGGTCTCCAACACGGTGGCGCCGGCGTCCCGTTCGCGGGATGCCACCTGCACCACCAGCCCCCTGAGCCGCACAGGCGCCGGATCGAGCACGATGCTCGTTCGCGTGACACGCCCGTTCACGGCTTCGACCTCGACCGCGGCCTCCAGGAAGCCGGGCGCCGAGATCACGAGGGCGTGCCGTCCGGGCGAAAGACCTCGCAGGACGGCGACGCCGCGCGCGTCGGTCGTCGCCTGGAGCCCCGCGCCCCGGACGGCGACCATCGCCCCCGGAACGGCGACTGCCGCACCCGCGTCCGCCGCAGCCTCGCCCGGCGCGCCCGGCGCAGTCCTTGCCGCCCGCACGGACACGTGAACGGACGCAGCGACCTGCGTGGGGAGCGCGTGTGCCGAAGCGCCCGGGACGGCAACTCCGGCGGCCAGGATGGCAATCGCGAACTTCGTCTTCACTCGACCCCGTCTTCTCCGGGACGGGGAAGAGCACGGTCGAACGTCCACGCGACGGCGTGAACGCGGGACCACGCCCTCCCGCGAGGGTGCTGATCCGAAGACGGAGGAGAGGTCTCCTGGCTTGGGACGGATCCGCTCGCCTTCCCGGGCCTCGCGGCCCAGTGGCTTCGTGAACGGAACGCCGAGGGATCGAAATCCCTCTGTCCCTTTACAGTGGCGGGGCCGCGCCGGACTTTCACCGGACTTCCGAGCGCCCCTCCGTCTATAAACTGCGATGATGGATACAGGCTCTGCCGACAGCGTGCAAGCCAGTGCAGTGTCGCGTAAGTCCGCGAGTCGCCGAGCGTGCCGGAGCTCCGCGGCGCCCTCGGCAAGGCGCCCGGCCGGGGCAAGTGCGGGGTCCGCGACCTGGGCAACCCCGGCCACCTGCGGCGAACTCGTGCAGGGCTTCGGTCGCGGCCGATGGCTCCAGATCGCGGCTCCCGTCGACATGTACCGCACCGCCCGCGCCGAGGTCGTGCCGCTCGCCCGGTCCGACGCTGGCGCTTCCCGCCGCTACGCCAAGGTGAAACGCGGCCTGGAGATCCTGCTGCGCGACCGGCCCGGCTGCGCCGTGCGCGTGATGCTCGGCGGCGATGAGGTCCCGCGGGGGACCGGTTTCGGAAGCAGCACCGCCGACCTGGGCGTGGCGCTGCGCGCCGGCATGGACGCCCTCGGCCTGCGGGGGTCGTGTGAAGCCGTCGTCCGCGCCGCCCTCCAGGTCGAGCCGACCAGCGGCTCCCTCCTCTCGGGGCTCGTCCTGTTCGATCATCGGCGGGGTACGATCCGGGAGCCGCTCGGCCCGCCCCCGGCCCTGAACATCCTATGCATCAGACTCCCCGGGGCGGTGGACACGGTGACGTTCAACCGGGGCCTCCCCACGCGACTCCCCGAACACGCCCTGAGAGCCTGGCGCGACGCTTTCCGGCTCTGCGCCGAAGGGATTGCGCACGGTGACGCCGGGAAGATCGGCGCGGCGGCGACGGCGAGCGCGGCGGCGGCCCGGCACCTGGGGTGTCCTCCCGCCCCGCCGGGACTGGAAGCGTGTGCCCGGGGGACGACGGCGCTCGGCATCCTGCGGGCTCACTCGGGCACGGTGTGGGGGCTGCTCTACCCGCAGGACGAGACGCCGGCCCCGGAGGAAGTCGCGGAGATCCTGAAGCACGGGGGGGCAATCACGACGCCCGCGCTGCCGGCGCGTTCGTCCGCGACGGTGGCGTCCCTGAGACTAATCGGCGGCGGCTGCCGAGTTGCCCCGTCCTCGGACATGCCGCTATCGTCGCAGATTGACGCGAGGGGGCCACCGGAAGTTCGGTCCGAAGCCGACGCGGCCCCGCCACTGTAGGAGGTCCGGATCCCATCGCGGATCCGAAACGACGCGCTCGACGGCCACTGGATGATCCCGGGAAGGCGAGCGATGTCGCCTCGAGTCAGGAGACGCGGTTCCCTCGTCCTTTGAACACCATCCTTCGAGGGAGGGGACCCGGTGTACACGGCACACCAGGCAAGGGCGAGCGCGACGCCGAGCGCGACGGCGCCCCCGAGTTCTCCGTTCGCCCGGTGGATCGCCGCCCTGCTCGCCCCGGTCCTCCTCACGTCCTGTGCCCCGGACGAGCCTCCGGACATGCCCGCAGTTTCCGTCACGGACGATGCGGGATACACCGTCGCGCTCACCGCGCCGGCGGGCCGCGTCTTTTCGGTGATCCCCTCGCTGACCGAATCGATCACCGCGCTCGATCCCGGCGTCCTCGTCGCGCGCACCCGCTTCGATCGGGCGCCCGAACTCGCTCACCTCCCTTCGCTGGGCGGGACCATACAACCGAATCTCGAGGCACTGGCCGGTCTCGAACCCGATCTCGTCGTCACGTGGGCCGACGCGTCCCAGCGCGCGGTGGGGGAACGGGTGGACGCGCTGGGCATTCCCGTCTACAGGGCGGTCGTGCAGACGATCGACGATGTGCGCAGCCACCTGCGCCGCCTGGGCACACTCCTCGGCCGCGAGGAACGGGCCGCCGCGCTGGTGGATTCGCTGGACCTCGCGCTGGAGGGCGTGGCCGCCACGGTGCGCGGCCGCGAGCGCCTCGACGTCTACTACTCCGTCTGGCACGACCCGCCGCAGACGACCGGGCCGGGAACCTTCATCGACCAGGTCATCGAGCACGCGGGCGGGCGCAACATCTTCGGCGATGCCGCGCGCTCGTGGCCGCGGGTGTCCATCGAGGCGATCCTGCGGCGCGATCCCGACGCCCTCGTCATCGCTCGACACGCGCCCGGCGCGCCGGGTGCTCCGTGGCTCGAGGGGCCGGGCTGGCGGGAACTGCGGGCCGTCCGCAACGGCCGCTATACCCTCGTCGACGGCGACCTCTTCAACCGCCCCGGACCACGCGTGGCCGAGGCGGCACGTCGCATGGCCGAGTTCCTGCACGGGCCGCGTTGACGCACACCCCCCGCCGGCTCGCACTCCTCGCGCTGGTCGTCGTGGCCGCGGTCGCGCTCAGCGTCTCCTTCGGCGCCTCCGGCCTGGGTCCCGGGGATCTGTGGCGCTTCCTCATGGGAGAGGCCGATCCCACCACCCGTTCCATCCTGCTCCAATTGCGGCTGCCGCGCGCGGTGCTGGCGGCGCTCGTCGGAGGCGCGCTCGGCCTCTGCGGCTGCACCTTCCAGGCCCTTCTGCGCAACCCGCTCGCCGAACCCTACGTGCTGGGCGTCTCGGGCGGAGCCGCCGTCGGCGCGGTGGCGGTCGTGGTGACGGGCATCGGGCTGCGCTTTCCCTGGATGCTCCCCCTGGGCGCGTTCGCCGGCGCGCTGGCCGCGATGGCGCTGGTGCTGGCGGTCGCGCGGCGGGCCTCGCCCGGTCGGATGGACACGCGTGTCCTGATCCTGTCGGGCGTGATCATCGGCGCCTTCTTCAACGCGGTAATCCTGCTTCTGCTCTCGCTCGCCGACGTGGAGTCGTTCCGCTCGGCGATCTTCTGGATGATGGGGAACCTGTCCGGCGCCGACTGGGCTTCGACCGGGCTGCTGGCCTTGCTGCTCGTGCCCGGCGCGCTGGCCGTCTTGTCGCTTGCCCGGGCCTTCAACCTTCTGTCGCGCGGAGAGGAGGTTGCGTTCTACCTGGGCGCCTCCGTGCAGCGGGTGAAGCTCACCGCCTATCTGGCCGCGTCGCTGATGGTGGCCGCGGCGGTCGCGGCCGGCGGCGTGATCGGCTTCGTCGGGCTGATCGTTCCGCACGCCGTCCGGCTCGCGTGGGGGAACGACCACCGCCTGCTCCTGCCCGCATCCTTCCTGGCCGGCACCGCCTTCCTCCTGCTCGCGGACACGGTGGCCCGGCTGGTGGTGGCGCCCGCCGAACTCCCGACCGGGGTGGTCACCGCCGTCGCGGGGGTCCCGTTCTTCGTGGCGCTGCTGCTGCGGGGGGGACGGCGGTGAGGGGAACCGCGCCCGCGCGCGACTGGCGGCCAGTGTTGGAGGGCCGGGATCTGAGCTTCACCCATCCGCGCGCGGACGAGGCCGCCGTGCGCCGGGTCTCGCTCTCGGTCTCCCCGGGGAAGCTCCTCGCGGTCGTGGGTCCCAACGGCGCCGGTAAGACGACGCTGTTGAAGCTCCTCTCCGGTTCCCTGACGCCTCAGGAGGGTGGAGTGACGCTCGACGACCGCGCACTGTCCGACCTGGGCGACCGGGACCGTGCCCTTGCGATCGCCGTGGTGCCGCAGTCCGAGTCCTCCCCCTTCCCGGTCACGGTGCGGGAGATGGTGGGGATGGGACGATACGCGCACCTCGGCCCGTGGGAGCGCTCCGGCGACGGGGACCGCGCGGTGGTGGAAGATGCGATGGCGCGCTGCGCGGTCGCGGAGTTCGCGGACCGCCACCTGGGCGAACTCTCCGGCGGCGAGCGGCAGCGGGCGCGCATCGCTCGCGCGCTTGCCCAGGAGGCGCCGGTCCTCCTTCTCGACGAACCCACTGCCGGACTCGACCTCCGCTACCGCATGGAGCTCTTCCACCTGCTGCGCGAACTCCGGGGTGCCGGCCTCGGCGTGCTGGTCATCACGCACGACCTCAACCTGGCCGCCCGGTTCGCCGACCGGCTGCTGCTGCTCGACCGCGGGCGCGCGCGGGCCCGGGGCGCCCCGGATGAAACGCTGTCACGAGAGTCGCTGGAGGCCGTCTACGACTGGCCGCTCAGAGTCGTGCCGCACCCCGGACCCGGGAGCGACACCGGCGCACCGCAGACTGTCCCGCTCAGGAAGGAAGACCCGTGAGCGCGTCGCGGCGGGCCGCACGCCCCGTGGTGCTGAGCCTGGTGGGCGCCCTCGTCCTCGATTGGGTCCTGGGCCAGCCTCGCCTTCATCCGGTGCGGGCGATCGGAGGGCTGCTGGGCGGTGCGCGCCGACTGCGGCGCAGCCGGGGACCGCTGGGAAGCCTCGTCGAAGGGGCAGCGGCGCTGGCGGTAGTGTCGGGCATCGCCGCCGCGGCCTCGCGTCCCCTGGCGGCGCGCCCTGGGCGCTCCTCCCGACCGTCCTCCGGGTCCGGGCTGCCCGCCACCCTCCTGGCGGCAGGGACCGAAGCCCTGCTCCTGCATCCGGCCCTCGCCCTCGAACCGCTCGCCGAGGCGGGAGAACGGGTGGCCGCCGCGCTCGGGGCCGGAGACCTCGACGGAGCGAGACGCCACCTGGCGTGGGACCTGGTCAGCCGGGACACGAGCGCGCTCGACGCATCTCACTGCGCCTCCGCGGCGATCGAGTCGATGGCGGAAAACCTCTGCGACTCGGTGGTGGCGCCCGCTTGCGCCTACCTTGCGGCCGGCCTGCCGGGGGCCTGGGTCTACCGGGTCGTCAACACCGCCGACGCGATGTTCGGCTACCGAACTCCCGACCTGATCTGGTACGGGAAGCCGGCGGCGCGTGCCGACGACCTCCTCAACTTCGTACCGGCCCGGCTGGCGGCCGTCCTGATCGTGATGGCCGCGGGGTCTCAACCGCTCCGCCGTGACGGGATCCGTCCGGTGCCCGACGGAGTCTTGCGTCTCCTCCCGCGTGAAGCGTCGCGCGCGGCGGGGCCCAACGCCGGGTGGCCGATGGCCGCCGCCGCGCTCGCCCTGGGAGTCCGGCTCCACAAGCCCGGCGTCTACACGCTGAACGCCGCGGGCGCTCGACCGGACGCCGGCGACATCGACGCGGCCGCCACTCTGATCCGCCGCGCCGCCTGGCTGGGCATCGGGCTGGTCGTCGCGGCAGGAGTCTGCCGCTCATGAACTGGCGACCCCCGCCCCCCGACCCCCGCCTTGCGGGGGCGCCGCCGGAGTTCCACGGCGGGCCCGGGTACGAGGAGGACGCGGAGTATCCCCCCGTGTCCGCCGACCTCAGCACCAACGTCAACCCGTACCTGCCGGACGAGGCCGTGCGCGGGGCCGTCGCCGCCGCACGGCTCGACGCCTATCCCGATCCGACTTCGAGCAGGGCTCGCGCACGGGTGGCCGGCGTCTGGGGCCTCGATGCCGAGCGCATCCTGCTCGCGCCCGGAGCCTCCGAGCTGATCTACCGGATCGCCCGCTGCTGGATTCGCCCCGGCGACCCGGCGGTCGTGTGCGGCCCCACCTTCGGCGAGTACCGCCGCGCCGTGGCGATCCAGGGTGGGGAAGTCCACGAGGTGCGGGGGGTCGCTCCGGATTTCAGGCTGC
It contains:
- a CDS encoding ABC transporter ATP-binding protein is translated as MRGTAPARDWRPVLEGRDLSFTHPRADEAAVRRVSLSVSPGKLLAVVGPNGAGKTTLLKLLSGSLTPQEGGVTLDDRALSDLGDRDRALAIAVVPQSESSPFPVTVREMVGMGRYAHLGPWERSGDGDRAVVEDAMARCAVAEFADRHLGELSGGERQRARIARALAQEAPVLLLDEPTAGLDLRYRMELFHLLRELRGAGLGVLVITHDLNLAARFADRLLLLDRGRARARGAPDETLSRESLEAVYDWPLRVVPHPGPGSDTGAPQTVPLRKEDP
- a CDS encoding cobalamin biosynthesis protein → MSASRRAARPVVLSLVGALVLDWVLGQPRLHPVRAIGGLLGGARRLRRSRGPLGSLVEGAAALAVVSGIAAAASRPLAARPGRSSRPSSGSGLPATLLAAGTEALLLHPALALEPLAEAGERVAAALGAGDLDGARRHLAWDLVSRDTSALDASHCASAAIESMAENLCDSVVAPACAYLAAGLPGAWVYRVVNTADAMFGYRTPDLIWYGKPAARADDLLNFVPARLAAVLIVMAAGSQPLRRDGIRPVPDGVLRLLPREASRAAGPNAGWPMAAAALALGVRLHKPGVYTLNAAGARPDAGDIDAAATLIRRAAWLGIGLVVAAGVCRS